A stretch of the Sphingomonas sp. CL5.1 genome encodes the following:
- a CDS encoding acyl-CoA dehydrogenase family protein encodes MRFHPSEEQRAIQDAVRGTLADVWPAERLHAFVDGEADFDPDSWRALMALGLGGLLLPEDQGGAGLGLLDAAMVAEVAGQAAVAGPIGAQMLAAMIVAGSANESGKAHLEGLTSGDTVATFAFGGGWLPESWDATPEAGSVRFVQSAGAANLFILGTKGGGIALVEAGEGITIEPIKSSDRSRRLSTVTFANARAHMLFAPGDPFVARIFDAALVLLAADALGGAQYCVDLSVGYAGEREQFGQPIGRFQALKHQLAQMALEVEPSRALVWYAGYAHDAGLPDASRAAAIAKAHLADRFVSVARAAIAAHGGIGYTWEYGLNNWFRRSMFDRAYLGSPAVHRARAADLAGW; translated from the coding sequence GTGAGGTTTCACCCGAGCGAGGAACAACGCGCCATCCAGGATGCGGTGCGCGGGACGCTGGCTGATGTGTGGCCGGCGGAACGGCTCCATGCCTTCGTCGACGGCGAGGCCGATTTCGACCCCGACAGCTGGCGCGCGCTGATGGCGCTGGGACTGGGCGGCCTGCTGCTGCCCGAGGATCAAGGCGGAGCCGGGCTGGGCTTGCTCGATGCGGCGATGGTCGCCGAAGTCGCCGGACAAGCGGCGGTAGCGGGGCCGATCGGCGCGCAGATGCTGGCGGCAATGATCGTCGCCGGATCCGCCAACGAGAGCGGCAAGGCGCATCTCGAAGGGCTGACGAGCGGCGACACCGTGGCGACCTTTGCGTTCGGCGGCGGATGGCTTCCCGAAAGCTGGGATGCGACGCCGGAGGCCGGCAGCGTGCGCTTCGTCCAGTCGGCGGGTGCGGCGAACCTGTTCATCCTCGGGACGAAGGGCGGCGGCATCGCGCTGGTCGAAGCTGGCGAGGGGATCACGATCGAGCCGATCAAATCGAGCGATCGCAGTCGGCGGCTGTCGACTGTCACCTTCGCAAACGCCAGAGCGCACATGCTGTTCGCGCCGGGTGATCCGTTCGTCGCGCGCATCTTCGACGCGGCGCTGGTCCTGCTTGCTGCCGATGCGCTTGGCGGCGCACAATATTGCGTCGATCTGTCGGTGGGATACGCCGGGGAACGTGAGCAGTTCGGCCAGCCGATCGGCCGCTTTCAGGCGCTCAAACACCAGCTTGCGCAAATGGCGCTGGAGGTCGAGCCGTCCCGCGCGCTCGTCTGGTATGCCGGTTATGCGCATGATGCCGGCCTGCCCGATGCGTCGCGCGCCGCCGCGATCGCCAAGGCCCATCTCGCCGATCGCTTCGTTTCGGTCGCACGCGCCGCGATCGCCGCGCATGGCGGAATCGGCTATACTTGGGAGTACGGCCTGAACAACTGGTTCCGCCGGTCCATGTTCGATCGCGCCTATCTCGGCAGCCCAGCCGTCCACCGCGCGCGCGCCGCTGATCTGGCGGGCTGGTGA
- a CDS encoding AMP-binding protein has product MKQHPALAPYAAVHPYGLGDLLHEHARSRPAMPAVVDGAHRFTYAEFHERVNRLAGVLRAKGVGKGDRILWLGQNSFRVLEALLAAARVGAIFCPANWRWSVEEIAFALDDFDPKVVFWQEAEVGANMRAARAGWTSPNGNWICHDGCAGEDEYEALMASADPAADFDPVETSTPLLAIYTAGFSGRPGAALLSHESLIIMAWQGMMGQAIDEDSAYLVSGPMFHVGVMMGTLGAFLAGGRNVFVARVDPVELLDNIAANRVTHAFIAPPTIAQMRAANADGRYDVSSLFADPQMSDYRIPLVMPLHAPSMKKMGGYGQTEIGGLSSVLWMGGTGAGRAVPFVQFMIADDDGNEVAHGETGEICARGPLVMCGYWNRPEENARRVVNGWHRTNDLGRRAPDGSLIFVGPKTTMIKTGIENVYPAEVENCLRSHEGVADVCVIGVPDPTWDQNIKAIIVRKPDTAHDAESFIAHCRERMASYKKPKIVEFADSLPRNAAGFVDRAAVDAAYGGGGYPKVG; this is encoded by the coding sequence ATGAAGCAGCATCCGGCGCTCGCGCCTTATGCGGCGGTCCATCCTTACGGGCTGGGCGATCTGCTCCACGAACATGCGCGCAGTCGCCCGGCGATGCCGGCGGTCGTGGATGGCGCTCACCGTTTCACCTATGCCGAATTCCACGAGCGCGTGAACCGCCTGGCGGGCGTGCTGCGCGCGAAGGGGGTGGGGAAGGGCGATCGCATCCTGTGGCTCGGTCAGAACAGCTTCCGTGTGCTGGAGGCGCTGCTTGCAGCTGCCCGCGTCGGCGCGATCTTCTGCCCCGCCAACTGGCGCTGGTCGGTCGAGGAAATCGCCTTCGCGCTCGACGATTTCGATCCGAAGGTGGTGTTCTGGCAGGAGGCGGAGGTCGGCGCCAACATGCGTGCCGCGCGCGCCGGCTGGACCAGCCCCAACGGCAACTGGATCTGTCACGACGGCTGTGCCGGCGAGGATGAATATGAGGCGCTGATGGCCAGCGCCGATCCGGCGGCCGATTTCGATCCGGTCGAAACATCGACGCCGCTGCTGGCGATCTACACCGCCGGCTTCTCCGGTCGCCCGGGCGCCGCGCTGCTGAGCCATGAGTCGCTCATCATCATGGCGTGGCAGGGCATGATGGGGCAGGCGATCGACGAGGACAGCGCCTATCTGGTGTCCGGGCCGATGTTCCATGTCGGCGTGATGATGGGGACGCTGGGCGCCTTCCTTGCCGGCGGACGGAATGTGTTCGTCGCGCGGGTCGATCCGGTGGAACTGCTCGACAATATCGCGGCCAACCGCGTGACCCACGCTTTCATCGCGCCGCCGACGATCGCGCAGATGCGCGCGGCCAATGCCGACGGGCGATATGACGTTTCCTCGCTGTTCGCCGATCCGCAGATGAGCGATTATCGCATCCCGCTGGTAATGCCCCTCCATGCGCCGTCGATGAAGAAGATGGGAGGATATGGTCAGACCGAGATCGGTGGTCTCTCCTCGGTCTTGTGGATGGGCGGAACCGGCGCGGGGCGTGCGGTGCCGTTCGTCCAGTTCATGATCGCCGACGATGACGGCAATGAAGTGGCGCACGGGGAAACCGGCGAGATTTGCGCGCGCGGCCCGCTGGTGATGTGCGGCTATTGGAACCGGCCGGAGGAGAATGCTCGCCGGGTCGTCAACGGCTGGCATCGCACCAACGATCTCGGTCGCCGCGCACCCGACGGCAGCCTGATCTTCGTTGGCCCGAAGACGACGATGATCAAGACGGGGATCGAGAACGTCTATCCGGCCGAGGTCGAGAATTGCCTGCGCAGCCATGAAGGCGTCGCGGACGTGTGCGTGATCGGCGTGCCCGATCCGACCTGGGATCAGAACATCAAGGCGATCATCGTGCGCAAGCCCGATACCGCGCACGACGCGGAATCCTTCATCGCGCACTGCCGCGAGCGCATGGCGAGCTACAAGAAGCCGAAGATCGTCGAGTTCGCCGACAGTCTGCCGCGCAACGCCGCCGGATTTGTTGATCGCGCGGCGGTCGATGCGGCCTATGGCGGAGGCGGTTACCCGAAAGTCGGCTGA
- a CDS encoding phenylacetate--CoA ligase family protein, which translates to MLFTFRGGHRRRGNAQLGITEICYSIAPEEVARAVAGSLRFRPTVWSMCSTPVLLMLEGYFEKTGIDPIDVFSSYRGAIFGGEPLSGRLKALTESWGFEMFETTSLGDVAGATECRMHDGFHAYEDIAFIEAIDPVTREPVPDGTIGELVVTTLIDRMTPLIRYATGDLAIIDRRPCGCGRNHARFKVLGRASDQILVEGRSILPREIMGLVEGHSETRGALFQIIRTDREMDTLRLRVGYDTTRLACTEDALRLRLHDQITAALGVSLAIELIDEQELLKLGPPHKIPRVTKA; encoded by the coding sequence ATGCTGTTCACCTTCCGCGGCGGTCATCGCCGCCGCGGCAATGCCCAGCTTGGCATCACCGAGATCTGCTATTCGATCGCGCCGGAAGAAGTCGCGCGAGCGGTCGCTGGATCGCTGCGCTTCCGGCCGACCGTGTGGTCGATGTGCTCCACCCCCGTGCTGCTGATGCTGGAGGGGTATTTCGAGAAGACCGGGATCGATCCGATCGACGTATTCTCCAGCTACAGGGGCGCGATCTTCGGCGGCGAGCCGCTGTCGGGGCGTCTCAAGGCGCTGACCGAAAGCTGGGGTTTCGAAATGTTCGAGACGACCAGCCTTGGCGACGTCGCGGGCGCGACCGAATGCCGGATGCACGACGGCTTCCACGCTTATGAGGATATCGCCTTCATCGAGGCGATCGATCCCGTCACCCGCGAGCCGGTTCCGGACGGCACGATCGGTGAACTGGTCGTCACGACGCTGATCGACCGGATGACGCCGCTGATCCGCTATGCCACCGGCGACCTCGCGATCATCGATCGCCGCCCGTGTGGCTGCGGGCGCAATCATGCGCGGTTCAAGGTGCTTGGCCGGGCGAGCGACCAGATCCTCGTCGAGGGCCGCTCGATCCTGCCGCGCGAGATCATGGGGCTGGTCGAAGGCCATAGTGAAACGCGCGGCGCCTTGTTCCAGATCATCCGCACCGATCGCGAGATGGATACGCTGCGCCTGCGCGTCGGCTACGACACCACGCGGCTGGCGTGCACCGAGGATGCGCTGCGCCTGCGTCTGCACGATCAGATCACCGCCGCGCTCGGCGTCTCGCTCGCGATCGAACTGATCGACGAGCAGGAGCTGCTCAAGCTCGGCCCCCCGCACAAGATTCCACGGGTGACGAAGGCATGA
- a CDS encoding acyl-CoA dehydrogenase family protein, with protein sequence MTDIDTYRARAREWLTSVAGEFGKEARRGLSVEDDLALGRCYQRAKYEAGYAGINWPVEMGGQGLTHIEKVAFDTEEMPFGMPTAYFGISLGMPVPILQRFGGDKDFARERTIAALRGEEIWCQLFSEPAGGSDLAGLRLRAEQEGNGWKLNGQKLWTSWAQYCDYGVIVARTDPTVPKHKGLTYFWVDMKAPGVAVRPIKLAGGDSHVNEVFFDDVRLDDGHRMSPVGGGFAVAMATLMIERYVATDSAGFGPHLDLFIDLAKSVEINGKPAIKDGRIRSAIARNHAMRTALDAITARAMLMMQAGMEPGPEGSLNKLVSVRSRQRLSELAIDLQGPAALAYDEHALVKEDWAASWMNAPTGRIAGGADEMLLNTIAEKILGLPQDHRPDKAVPFNAIPA encoded by the coding sequence GTGACCGATATCGATACGTACCGCGCGCGCGCGCGCGAATGGCTTACCTCGGTCGCCGGCGAGTTCGGCAAGGAGGCGCGCCGCGGTCTTTCGGTGGAGGACGATCTCGCGCTCGGGCGGTGCTATCAGCGCGCGAAATATGAGGCGGGTTATGCCGGCATCAACTGGCCGGTCGAGATGGGCGGGCAAGGCCTGACGCATATCGAGAAGGTCGCCTTCGATACCGAGGAAATGCCGTTCGGCATGCCGACCGCCTATTTCGGCATCTCGCTCGGCATGCCGGTCCCGATCCTGCAACGCTTCGGCGGCGACAAGGACTTCGCCCGCGAACGCACGATCGCCGCGCTGCGGGGCGAGGAAATCTGGTGTCAGCTCTTCTCCGAACCGGCGGGAGGATCCGACCTCGCTGGCCTGCGCCTGCGTGCCGAGCAGGAAGGCAACGGCTGGAAGCTCAACGGTCAAAAGCTGTGGACCAGTTGGGCGCAATATTGCGATTACGGCGTGATCGTCGCGCGTACCGATCCAACCGTGCCCAAGCACAAGGGCCTCACTTATTTCTGGGTCGATATGAAGGCACCGGGCGTCGCCGTGCGGCCGATCAAGCTCGCCGGCGGGGACAGCCACGTCAATGAGGTGTTCTTCGACGACGTGCGTCTCGACGACGGCCATCGCATGAGCCCTGTCGGCGGCGGCTTCGCGGTGGCGATGGCGACGCTGATGATCGAGCGTTACGTCGCCACCGACAGCGCCGGGTTCGGCCCGCATCTCGATCTGTTCATCGACCTCGCCAAATCGGTCGAGATCAATGGCAAACCCGCGATCAAGGACGGCCGGATCCGCTCGGCGATCGCGCGCAACCATGCGATGCGCACCGCGCTCGACGCGATCACCGCGCGCGCGATGCTGATGATGCAGGCCGGCATGGAGCCGGGGCCGGAAGGCTCGCTCAACAAACTCGTCTCGGTGCGCTCGCGCCAACGCCTTTCCGAACTGGCGATCGACCTTCAGGGGCCGGCAGCATTGGCGTACGACGAACATGCGCTGGTGAAGGAGGATTGGGCGGCAAGCTGGATGAACGCCCCTACCGGCCGCATCGCCGGCGGCGCGGACGAGATGCTGCTCAACACGATCGCGGAGAAGATCCTCGGCCTGCCACAGGATCACCGGCCGGACAAAGCGGTGCCGTTCAACGCCATTCCGGCCTGA
- a CDS encoding acyl-CoA dehydrogenase family protein, with protein MSLLYDEGQQAIATESRRALEARMSLEAQLPLLERQGAYDEGFWTLAREQGWTALTLGEEHGGIGLGLIELGLVALQAGRSLSGAPFVTTSFGAGSALAAYGDDRLGQTWLGRLAAGDAIGAVAFAEGQSPLPSQPKVVLTNGRLTGRKPGVTAGLQADIAIVLATQDGQPVLAAAPLDGVRREALQTFDNGRGTADLTFSDTPADVLVAGPAAVDAALRLLAEQAVVVAHEQTGGAEVLMEIARDYANTRRAFGQPIGAFQSVKHRIAELYALVELARASALHAATRVGQPDFIAAAAAARLSATEAYDTAARDCIQVHGGIGVTWEAGLHLHMRRARSLANEQGNMIFWEDVLVSQLERQAA; from the coding sequence ATGTCGTTACTTTACGACGAAGGGCAGCAGGCGATCGCGACCGAATCACGTCGGGCGCTCGAAGCACGCATGTCGCTTGAGGCGCAATTGCCGCTTCTCGAGCGGCAAGGCGCATATGACGAAGGTTTCTGGACCCTCGCTCGCGAGCAGGGCTGGACCGCGCTTACACTCGGCGAGGAGCATGGCGGGATCGGCCTCGGCCTGATCGAGTTGGGGCTGGTCGCGCTTCAGGCCGGACGCTCGCTGAGCGGCGCGCCATTCGTCACCACCTCGTTCGGCGCAGGATCGGCGCTGGCCGCTTATGGCGATGACCGCCTCGGGCAGACGTGGCTCGGCCGGCTCGCCGCCGGGGACGCGATCGGTGCGGTCGCCTTCGCGGAAGGCCAATCGCCGTTGCCTTCGCAGCCTAAGGTCGTCCTGACGAATGGACGGCTGACCGGCCGCAAACCGGGCGTGACGGCAGGCCTGCAGGCGGACATCGCCATCGTCCTCGCAACGCAGGACGGGCAGCCGGTGCTGGCGGCGGCACCGCTCGACGGCGTGCGGCGCGAAGCGCTCCAGACGTTCGACAACGGCCGCGGCACGGCCGATCTGACCTTCTCCGACACTCCGGCCGACGTGCTGGTCGCAGGGCCGGCAGCGGTGGATGCAGCGCTGCGCCTGCTCGCCGAACAGGCGGTCGTGGTGGCGCACGAGCAGACCGGCGGAGCCGAGGTGCTGATGGAGATCGCGCGTGATTATGCCAATACCCGGCGAGCGTTCGGCCAACCGATCGGCGCCTTCCAATCCGTGAAGCACCGCATCGCCGAACTTTACGCATTGGTCGAGCTTGCCCGTGCGAGCGCGCTCCACGCCGCGACGCGCGTCGGCCAGCCCGATTTCATCGCCGCCGCCGCGGCCGCGCGCCTGTCCGCGACCGAAGCCTATGACACCGCCGCGCGCGATTGCATCCAAGTGCATGGCGGGATCGGTGTGACATGGGAGGCGGGCCTCCATCTTCACATGCGCCGGGCGCGGAGCCTGGCGAACGAACAGGGCAATATGATCTTCTGGGAAGACGTGCTGGTGAGCCAACTCGAAAGGCAGGCGGCGTGA
- a CDS encoding enoyl-CoA hydratase/isomerase family protein, producing the protein MQFETILVDKADHVATVTINRPEALNSFTRRMLEEFDHLWKDIGEDDLIHAVVLRAAPGRAFSTGVDVKLAREPDQAIMHDNIWTARDPGDFLGPKASRCWKPVVTAVHGMAAGGAFYWINESDIIICSEEATFFDPHVTYGMTAALEPIGATYRMPLGDVLRMALLGNDERISADTARRIGLVSEVVPLDQLWARADELARIIAAKPPAATQGTVRAIWESLDLPRSAALAQGLKYCQVGNPVGVPQVDRAALMADKAKRFTVR; encoded by the coding sequence GTGCAATTCGAAACGATCCTTGTCGACAAGGCCGATCACGTCGCCACCGTCACGATCAATCGCCCGGAAGCCCTGAACTCATTTACCAGGCGGATGCTGGAGGAATTCGACCACCTCTGGAAGGACATAGGCGAGGACGATCTGATCCACGCGGTCGTGCTAAGGGCGGCGCCCGGTCGTGCCTTCTCCACCGGCGTCGACGTCAAGCTCGCGCGCGAGCCGGATCAGGCGATCATGCACGACAATATCTGGACCGCACGCGATCCGGGCGATTTTCTTGGCCCCAAGGCGAGCCGCTGCTGGAAGCCGGTAGTGACCGCCGTGCATGGCATGGCGGCCGGCGGCGCTTTCTATTGGATCAACGAAAGCGACATCATCATCTGCTCGGAAGAAGCGACCTTCTTCGATCCCCATGTCACGTACGGGATGACGGCGGCGCTCGAACCGATCGGCGCGACCTATCGCATGCCGCTGGGTGACGTACTGCGCATGGCGCTGCTCGGCAATGACGAACGGATCAGCGCGGACACCGCCAGACGCATCGGCCTGGTTTCCGAAGTCGTGCCGCTCGACCAATTATGGGCGCGCGCCGACGAACTGGCACGCATCATCGCCGCCAAGCCGCCCGCCGCGACGCAGGGCACGGTGCGTGCGATCTGGGAATCGCTCGACCTACCGCGCTCCGCCGCGCTCGCGCAGGGCCTGAAATATTGTCAGGTCGGCAATCCCGTCGGCGTGCCGCAGGTCGACCGCGCCGCGCTGATGGCCGACAAGGCGAAACGCTTCACCGTCCGATGA
- a CDS encoding IS3 family transposase (programmed frameshift), translated as MGRQRYTPEQIIAKLREVDVIVGRGGTAVEACRQIGIAEQTLYRWRKEYGGLKVDQARRMKDLERENARLKKLVADLALDKAILQEASKPDFLSPSRRREAIEQVRRALPVSERRTCRVLGQHRSTQRHPPKDDADEQRLTADIVALARDYGRYGYRRIHALLGHAGWQVSLSVVERIWRREGLKVPKRQPKRRRLWLGDGSCIRLRPQHRGHVWSYDFVEDQTYNGRKYRMLNIIDEFSRECLAMVPLRRFRSHDVIDVLADLFIEHGPPEHIRSDNGPEFVANAVREWLGRLGVTTLYIEPGSPWENGYIESFNARLRDELLNGEIFYSLEEVRIVTGWWRAHYNRARPHSSLGYRPPAPETIEMPAWPLGSAALRPPPRLASEVRIN; from the exons ATGGGACGTCAGCGATATACGCCGGAACAGATCATCGCGAAGCTGCGTGAGGTGGATGTAATTGTCGGGCGGGGCGGGACTGCTGTTGAAGCTTGCCGCCAGATCGGGATTGCGGAACAGACGCTGTATCGATGGCGCAAGGAATATGGCGGGCTGAAGGTTGATCAGGCGCGCCGGATGAAGGATCTTGAGCGCGAGAACGCGCGACTGAAGAAGCTGGTGGCGGACCTCGCGCTCGACAAGGCGATCCTTCAAGAGGCATCGAAAC CTGACTTTTTGAGCCCCTCCCGTCGCCGTGAGGCGATCGAGCAGGTCCGTCGCGCGTTGCCGGTATCGGAGCGACGGACCTGCCGTGTTCTGGGCCAGCATCGTTCGACACAGCGCCACCCGCCGAAGGACGATGCCGACGAGCAGCGCCTGACGGCCGACATCGTCGCGCTGGCCAGGGACTATGGCCGATATGGCTATCGCCGCATCCATGCCTTGCTGGGCCATGCCGGCTGGCAGGTCAGTCTGTCGGTAGTCGAGCGCATCTGGCGGCGGGAGGGTCTCAAAGTGCCGAAGCGGCAACCGAAACGGCGTCGGCTCTGGCTGGGCGACGGATCGTGCATTCGGCTGCGCCCGCAGCATCGCGGGCATGTCTGGTCCTACGACTTCGTTGAGGATCAGACGTACAACGGGCGCAAATACCGGATGCTCAACATCATCGACGAGTTCAGTCGCGAGTGCCTGGCGATGGTTCCGCTACGGCGGTTCCGCTCGCACGACGTGATCGACGTGCTGGCCGACCTGTTCATCGAGCATGGGCCGCCCGAGCATATCAGATCCGATAACGGCCCCGAGTTCGTCGCCAACGCGGTACGCGAATGGCTCGGCCGGCTCGGCGTCACCACCCTTTATATCGAACCGGGAAGCCCGTGGGAGAACGGCTATATCGAAAGCTTCAACGCACGCCTGCGCGACGAGCTGCTCAACGGTGAGATCTTCTACAGCCTCGAGGAGGTACGGATCGTCACTGGCTGGTGGCGTGCACATTACAACCGGGCAAGGCCCCACAGCAGCCTCGGTTATCGACCACCGGCGCCGGAGACGATCGAGATGCCAGCCTGGCCGCTCGGCTCCGCTGCGCTCCGCCCCCCGCCCAGGCTGGCATCGGAGGTCCGCATCAACTAA
- a CDS encoding FadR/GntR family transcriptional regulator produces the protein MSTRIVSNCTVVGPLTRLDIYMRRIGSAQPCVASKPLGSVSIHRRGGDVDEETSANATSGGSPNFRDEYLARQAIRVPKTAEVVADHIRRRIIRGELKEGDFLPPEGQLMATLGISRPTLREAFRILEAEMLISVVRGSRTGARVHQPRVRSVARYAGFVLAAQGTTIADIYEARLAIEPFIARRLAEAPVPGATERLRAEAMRLTAFVEAGQYVDFMIGLAEFHRLLVELGGNQTLLFLISVLQNVVEHYQVSSLSRRKMPEDLQRRRSLWGIRSFHKLIELIEAGRGDDAAAHWGLHVMNANQSWLDTGDGERLVDLLE, from the coding sequence TTGTCGACAAGGATCGTTTCGAATTGCACTGTCGTCGGTCCTCTAACTAGGTTAGATATCTATATGCGGCGGATCGGGTCGGCGCAACCATGCGTCGCCAGCAAGCCCTTGGGTAGCGTTTCGATTCACCGTCGAGGAGGCGATGTGGACGAAGAGACCAGCGCGAACGCAACCAGCGGAGGCTCGCCAAATTTCCGCGATGAATATCTGGCGCGGCAGGCGATCCGCGTGCCCAAGACCGCCGAGGTCGTGGCCGACCACATCCGCCGACGCATCATCCGCGGCGAATTGAAGGAAGGCGATTTTCTGCCGCCCGAAGGGCAATTGATGGCGACGCTGGGGATTTCCCGGCCGACGCTGCGCGAAGCCTTCCGCATTCTGGAGGCGGAGATGCTCATCAGCGTGGTCCGCGGCTCGCGCACCGGCGCGCGCGTGCATCAGCCGCGCGTCCGGAGCGTGGCACGCTATGCCGGGTTCGTTCTCGCCGCGCAGGGCACGACGATCGCCGATATCTACGAAGCGCGGCTGGCGATCGAACCCTTCATCGCGCGCCGCCTCGCCGAGGCGCCGGTGCCGGGCGCGACCGAGCGGCTGCGCGCCGAAGCGATGCGGCTCACCGCCTTCGTCGAGGCGGGGCAATATGTCGATTTCATGATCGGGCTGGCCGAGTTCCACCGGCTGCTGGTGGAATTGGGCGGCAACCAGACGTTGCTGTTCCTCATCTCGGTCTTGCAGAACGTGGTCGAGCATTATCAGGTCTCGTCCCTGTCGCGCCGCAAGATGCCCGAGGATTTGCAGCGTCGTCGCTCTCTGTGGGGAATCCGCTCGTTCCACAAGCTGATCGAACTGATCGAAGCGGGGCGTGGCGATGACGCGGCGGCGCATTGGGGGCTGCATGTGATGAACGCGAACCAGTCCTGGCTCGATACCGGCGACGGGGAACGACTGGTCGATCTGCTCGAATGA
- a CDS encoding acyl-CoA dehydrogenase family protein — protein sequence MDLSYGADAEAFRTEVRDFLGAAWQPGALRGAELKAYINDFRLKATGAGYLYRSIPKEFGGSAQPPDVVRAQVIREEFGRARAPMEITGNGMNMLVPTLLERGTPEQKDLFIRKTMSGEYTWGQGYSEPGTGSDLASVRTRGELVGDEWIINGQKIWTSQGDRATHMFALVRTEPKASKHAGISYLLIDLNQPGVTRRPIRQMTGESGFYEFFFDNAKTPASWLVGERGDGWNVSRTTLKHERAAIGSAAGLGAQFDKLVELAREVTRNGKPAIEDPEIRQSLARIEGYVMAHRYSSYRLFSLAAAGEEPGIVQLMMKLLLTETGHEIALAAQELIGDEALIEPAVAGTRGRGPEKWLDQIMGSLGNSIAGGTTNIQRNIISERGLGLPRDLAMEAGK from the coding sequence ATGGACCTGAGCTACGGCGCGGACGCCGAGGCGTTTCGCACGGAGGTGCGCGACTTCCTGGGTGCCGCGTGGCAACCAGGCGCGTTGCGCGGCGCCGAGCTGAAGGCTTACATCAACGACTTTCGCCTGAAGGCGACCGGCGCGGGTTATCTCTACCGCTCGATTCCAAAGGAGTTCGGCGGGTCGGCGCAGCCGCCCGACGTGGTGCGCGCGCAGGTGATCCGCGAGGAGTTCGGCCGCGCCCGCGCGCCGATGGAAATCACCGGTAACGGCATGAACATGCTCGTTCCCACATTGCTCGAGCGCGGCACGCCCGAGCAGAAAGACCTGTTCATCCGCAAGACGATGTCGGGCGAATATACCTGGGGCCAAGGCTATTCCGAACCCGGCACCGGCTCCGATCTCGCCTCGGTGCGCACCAGGGGCGAGCTGGTCGGCGACGAATGGATCATCAACGGCCAGAAGATCTGGACCAGTCAGGGCGATCGCGCGACGCACATGTTCGCATTGGTGCGCACCGAGCCGAAAGCCAGCAAGCACGCCGGCATTTCCTATCTGCTGATTGACCTGAACCAGCCCGGCGTGACCCGCCGCCCGATCCGGCAGATGACGGGGGAATCGGGCTTTTACGAGTTCTTCTTCGACAATGCGAAGACTCCTGCTTCGTGGCTGGTCGGCGAGCGCGGCGACGGCTGGAACGTCTCGCGCACCACGCTGAAGCACGAGCGCGCCGCGATCGGCTCGGCGGCGGGGCTTGGCGCGCAATTCGACAAGCTGGTCGAACTGGCGCGCGAGGTGACGCGCAACGGCAAGCCGGCGATCGAGGACCCCGAGATCCGCCAGTCGCTGGCCCGTATCGAGGGCTATGTGATGGCGCATCGTTATTCGAGCTACCGGCTGTTCAGTCTCGCTGCCGCTGGCGAGGAGCCGGGAATCGTCCAGTTGATGATGAAGCTGCTGCTGACCGAAACGGGCCACGAAATAGCGCTCGCCGCGCAGGAATTGATCGGCGATGAAGCGCTGATCGAGCCGGCCGTGGCGGGCACACGCGGTCGTGGGCCGGAGAAATGGCTCGATCAGATCATGGGATCGCTCGGTAATTCGATCGCGGGCGGCACAACCAACATTCAACGCAACATTATCAGCGAGCGGGGCCTGGGCCTGCCGCGCGATCTGGCGATGGAGGCCGGCAAGTGA